The following are from one region of the Rattus rattus isolate New Zealand chromosome 13, Rrattus_CSIRO_v1, whole genome shotgun sequence genome:
- the Smim19 gene encoding small integral membrane protein 19 isoform X1 produces the protein MRGSNNIPSEVADPMAGSYGMMADDGSIDYTVHEAWNEATNVYLIVILVSFGLFMYAKRNKRKIMRIFSVPPAGEMLSEPSFYDTMNRIRLRQQVEAHPVSRKYEYQQPQSQADSVQLSLE, from the exons ATGAGAGGCAGCAATAACATTCCAAGCGAGGTGGCAG atccCATGGCCGGAAGTTATGGTATGATGGCTGACGACGGTTCTATTGACTACACAGTCCATGAAGCCTGGAACGAAGCCACCAATGTTTACTTGATAGTTATCCTTGTTAGCTTTGGTCTCTTCATGTATGCCAAGAG gaATAAGAGGAAGATTATGAGAATATTCAGCGTGCCTCCTGCAGGAGAGATGCTGTCAGAACCCAGCTTTTATGACACAATGAACAGAATCCGCTTAAGACAGCAGGTGGAGGCTCATCCCGTTT CAAGAAAGTACGAGTATCAACAGCCACAAAGCCAGGCTGACAGCGTGCAGCTCTCGTTGGAGTGA
- the Smim19 gene encoding small integral membrane protein 19 isoform X2, whose protein sequence is MAGSYGMMADDGSIDYTVHEAWNEATNVYLIVILVSFGLFMYAKRNKRKIMRIFSVPPAGEMLSEPSFYDTMNRIRLRQQVEAHPVSRKYEYQQPQSQADSVQLSLE, encoded by the exons ATGGCCGGAAGTTATGGTATGATGGCTGACGACGGTTCTATTGACTACACAGTCCATGAAGCCTGGAACGAAGCCACCAATGTTTACTTGATAGTTATCCTTGTTAGCTTTGGTCTCTTCATGTATGCCAAGAG gaATAAGAGGAAGATTATGAGAATATTCAGCGTGCCTCCTGCAGGAGAGATGCTGTCAGAACCCAGCTTTTATGACACAATGAACAGAATCCGCTTAAGACAGCAGGTGGAGGCTCATCCCGTTT CAAGAAAGTACGAGTATCAACAGCCACAAAGCCAGGCTGACAGCGTGCAGCTCTCGTTGGAGTGA